One window from the genome of Balaenoptera musculus isolate JJ_BM4_2016_0621 chromosome 3, mBalMus1.pri.v3, whole genome shotgun sequence encodes:
- the MXD3 gene encoding max dimerization protein 3 produces MEPVASNIQVLLQAAEFLERREREAEHGYASLCPHRSPGPVHRRRKRSPQAPGALDSGRSVHNELEKRRRAQLKRCLEQLKQQMPLGADCARYTTLSLLRRARMHIQKLEEQEQRARRLKEKLRSKQQSLQQQLEQLRGLAGAGERERLRADSLDSSGLSSERSDSDQEELEVDVESLVFGGEAELLRGFSAGQEHSYSHSGSTWL; encoded by the exons ATGGAACCCGTGGCCAGCAACATCCAGGTCTTGCTGCAGGCGGCGGAGTTCCTGGAGCGCCGcgagagag AGGCAGAGCATGGCTATGCGTCCCTGTGCCCACACCGAAGTCCGGGCCCAGTCCACAGGAGGAGGAAGCGGTCTCCCCAAGCTCCTGGCGCGCTGGACAGTGGGCG GTCTGTGCACAACGAGCTGGAGAAGCGCAG GAGGGCCCAGCTGAAGCGGTGCCTGGAGCAGCTGAAGCAGCAGATGCCCCTGGGGGCTGACTGTGCCCGATACACCACACTGAGCCTTCTGCGCAGGGCCAGGATGCACATCCAG AAGCTGGAGGAGCAGGAGCAGCGGGCCCGGCGGCTCAAGGAGAAGCTGCGCAGCAAGCAGcagagcctgcagcagcagctggAGCAGCTCCGGGGGCTGGCCGGGGCTGGCGAGCGCGAGCGGCTGCGAGCAGACAGCCTGGACTCCTCGGGCCTCTCCTCTGAGCGCTCCGACTCAGACCAAG AGGAGCTGGAGGTGGACGTGGAGAGCCTGGTGTTTGGAGGCGAGGCTGAGCTGCTGCGGGGCTTCAGCGCGGGCCAGGAGCACAGCTACTCACACAGCGGCAGCACCTGGTTATGA